The Tamandua tetradactyla isolate mTamTet1 chromosome 8, mTamTet1.pri, whole genome shotgun sequence genome includes a window with the following:
- the LOC143643590 gene encoding olfactory receptor 52N2-like, with protein sequence MSGSNSSSLFPGFFILNGVPGLEAAHIWISLPFCFMYIIAVMGNCGLIYLIIHEEALHRPMYYFLALLSFTDISWCTTTIPKMLCIFWFNLKEIGFNACLAQMFFVHMLTGMESGMLMLMALDRYVAICYPLRYATILTNPVIAKAGFATLMRCVMLIIPFSLLTKQLPYCRGNFIPHTYCDHMSVAKVSCGKVKVNTVYGLLAALLIGGFDIFCISVSYTMILRAVVSLSSADARHKAFSTCTSHICAIVITYGPALFSIFTHRFGGKNIPHHVHIIIANLYLMLPPTLNPIVYGVKTRQIQEGVFKLFFRKENILVMK encoded by the coding sequence ATGTCTGGTTCTAACAGCTCCAGCTTGTTCCCAGGATTCTTTATATTGAATGGTGTTCCTGGCCTGGAAGCTGCTCACATCTGGATCTCCCTGCCATTCTGCTTCATGTACATCATTGCTGTGATGGGGAACTGTGGACTCATCTACCTCATCATCCATGAGGAGGCTTTGCACCGACCCATGTACTATTTCCTGGCACTGCTCTCCTTCACAGATATTTCCTGGTGCACCACCACTATACCCAAAATGCTGTGCATATTCTGGTTCAACCTCAAGGAGATTGGCTTTAATGCCTGCCTGGCTCAGATGTTTTTTGTCCACATGTTGACTGGGATGGAGTCTGGCATGCTCATGCTCATGGCCCTGGACCGCTACGTGGCCATCTGCTACCCCTTACGCTATGCCACCATCCTCACCAACCCTGTCATTGCCAAGGCTGGGTTTGCCACCTTGATGAGGTGTGTGATGCTCATCATCCCATTCAGTCTCCTCACCAAGCAGCTGCCCTACTGCCGGGGCAACTTCATTCCCCACACCTACTGTGACCACATGTCTGTGGCCAAGGTGTCCTGTGGTAAAGTCAAAGTCAATACAGTCTACGGGCTCTTGGCAGCCCTTCTGATTGGGGGCTTTGACATCTTCTGTATCTCCGTGTCTTACACCATGATCTTGCGGGCGGTGGTGAGTCTGTCCTCTGCAGATGCTCGTCACAAGGCCTTCAGCACCTGTACCTCCCACATATGTGCCATCGTCATCACATACGGTCCAGCCTTATTCTCCATTTTCACACATCGCTTTGGAGGAAAAAACATTCCCCATCATGTCCATATCATTATCGCCAATCTCTATTTGATGTTGCCCCCAACTCTGAACCCTATTGTTTATGGAGTCAAGACCAGGCAGATCCAGGAAGGAGTATTCAAGTTattttttagaaaggaaaatatcTTGGTGATGAAATAG